In Vibrio atlanticus, the following proteins share a genomic window:
- the fabG gene encoding 3-oxoacyl-ACP reductase FabG, whose product MNLEGKVALVTGASRGIGRAIAELLVERGAKVIGTATSEGGAAAISEYLGENGKGLALNVTDVDSIAATLKTINDEFGAIDILVNNAGITRDNLLMRMKDDEWNDIIDTNLTPIFRMSKAVLRGMMKKRQGRIVNVGSVVGTMGNAGQANYAAAKAGVIGFTKSMAREVASRGITVNTVAPGFIETDMTKALNDDQRAVTLANVPAGRLGDPREIAEAVVFLASPAAAYITGETLHVNGGMYMV is encoded by the coding sequence ATGAATTTAGAAGGCAAAGTTGCACTAGTTACAGGCGCAAGCCGTGGTATCGGTCGTGCAATCGCTGAACTTTTAGTTGAGCGTGGTGCTAAAGTTATCGGTACTGCTACGTCTGAAGGCGGCGCTGCTGCAATCAGTGAGTACCTAGGTGAGAACGGTAAAGGTCTTGCTCTTAATGTAACGGATGTTGACTCAATTGCAGCTACACTGAAAACCATCAACGATGAATTCGGTGCGATTGACATTCTGGTTAACAACGCAGGTATCACTCGTGATAACCTACTTATGCGTATGAAAGACGATGAATGGAATGACATCATCGATACTAACCTAACGCCTATCTTCCGCATGTCTAAAGCTGTATTGCGTGGCATGATGAAGAAGCGTCAAGGACGTATCGTAAACGTTGGTTCTGTAGTCGGTACTATGGGTAACGCTGGTCAAGCTAACTACGCAGCTGCAAAAGCAGGCGTAATTGGTTTTACTAAATCAATGGCTCGTGAAGTTGCGTCTCGTGGTATTACAGTGAACACTGTAGCACCTGGTTTCATCGAAACTGACATGACTAAAGCGCTAAATGATGACCAACGTGCAGTAACTTTGGCGAATGTACCAGCAGGTCGACTAGGTGACCCTCGCGAAATCGCTGAAGCTGTGGTATTTTTGGCGTCACCTGCGGCAGCTTATATCACAGGTGAAACACTTCACGTCAATGGCGGTATGTACATGGTGTAA
- the acpP gene encoding acyl carrier protein has product MSNLEERVKKIIVEQLGVDEAEVKNEASFVDDLGADSLDTVELVMALEEEFDTEIPDDEAEKITTVQAAIDYVTSAQ; this is encoded by the coding sequence ATGAGCAACCTCGAAGAACGCGTAAAGAAAATCATTGTTGAACAGCTAGGTGTAGACGAAGCTGAAGTTAAAAACGAAGCTTCTTTCGTTGATGACCTAGGTGCAGATTCTCTAGACACAGTTGAGCTAGTAATGGCTCTAGAAGAAGAATTCGACACTGAGATTCCAGATGACGAAGCTGAGAAAATTACTACTGTTCAAGCTGCTATCGATTACGTAACTAGCGCTCAGTAA